TTCCATATTGCTAATGTAACGTCCTTAGAAGTAAATCATGTGTGAAATTAGTGACAACATACCTCACCAGAGCTGGGTAGATCACATCCATTGCCACTCTCCAGTTGATACGTAAAATTGAAATCATGCTGTTGAACAGGGGACCTGAAGATGGTGCATCCATCTCTAATCACAATGAACCCACTGTCACCTAAATTAATGGCATGCAGTCCCTGGACCAAGAAACCAAACATAGTAAGCAAATCAATCATTTGATTTACTCTTTCACTTcctttcatattaaaaaatctaGCTACCCAGATTTACTGGTTGTGAACTAATGGGCATCAGTCAATAATGATGCACACTAAAACATCAATAACTTAGGGCTTAGGAGCAGGTTACACAAGAGTTAAAGTTATGTGTTTGTGTTCATGCATGAACTGTATATTAAAATGAGTATAGTGGAGAACAATGACACCAAATTCATGAAAaacaagatggaaaaaattgAGCAAGCTTTAATTTTGTTTCCCCTGTGCCATTTAGATATTAATTTCAAAGGAACCTAACAGTAGATACATGCTAAACTCATCACTAAAAGGTAACAGTAAGTCTGATCCTGGACGTAGACAAGAATCTAGTTTTATGGTACAAGATTTTACATTAGACATCATATGTCGTAAAAATACAGATGCTACGGAGATGCATAACCTAATGTTAATGTAATGTTGATAATGTCAACAAGGTAAACAGAACAACTATTCAATATATAGCACTAAAAATGCAAACGAAATCCAGAAACCTCTAGTACTGTACAACAGAAAAGGAATAAAACCATTCGTGTGACAAAATGCAGATGTTGGGGAGGGAGATGCATGATCTAATGTAATGTTGACAAAGTCAACAGAGTGAAAAAGAAACAGACATTTAATTTATAgcaataaaaatgcaattaaaaaaGTCTGCACGCATCTAGTGCTtccaacagaaaaagaagaaaactattttgatagtaaaaaatttaaataaaaataacaatgtaCCGTATCAGTAAGGGCAATGATACAAGCTGTTGATGAACCCTTGGCCTTTGTAAATGAGTGAGCCTTCTCTAAAACACTTGCGGGATCAACAGAACCTTTTGGTTCCTCTTCAACTGCTCTAACAGAATGGGACATGAGTTCTTGAGCAAACAGTCCAGCATTAACACCAACATCTGCCCAGCCACCTACACCATCTGCAACACCGATTGTTTGTTCATCTACGCAAATAAAATGTGCATCCTCTCCACCATAGTCCTCCTTATCCGGATGTGGTAGGTAACATGACCCCGAAAACAACTTCAACTTCTCAGGACCAAAATTTGttctgaaaaagacaaaaaattatttaacatgtcTACCTTGTAGTTGTGggaaacataaattaaaagagGAAACCTCATCTTCAATCTTGATACTAAATGTGTAGCTAGCCCATTGTAGCACCTAACtctgataaaaaaattacttcactTCTGTCTAGAGAAAACGTCACTCACACTAATACCTTCTCATAAACTAAcgcaaataattttttaccatcGCTGAACAAagtcataaattaaaataacttgaataaattactaaaataagaGTTTCctctaaaataaaaacaccatACTTAACTCTCATTCTAGTTCCTAGGTATGTAACCATCAGCCACTTTGGTACAAGATGttcattttaatcatttattcaTGTTTACCGTCATTACACACACAAAAAGCAGGGGAAAATATATTTGAAGTCTCTCAGGTTTCGGTCTAAAGTTGCTTTTAATCTCCATACGTTAAAAATAACGATTCCGGTCCTCGCTGAACTCCATAGAGAGGGGCAAAATGATACAGGAACCAAACTACTTCTAATCTTTTTAAGCGTGCGTTTGGTTTTCATTCGACGCCACCAGACTCACGTCAAGTTCGAAGCTACGGAGATAGTAGCTTTCACGTTttgttttttccattttaaagtGAAGATGCAAGTGTACTGAAagaatgactaaaaccaaagaCGAAGAATCTACAACACGTCCCACCCTAAAAGTATTATAAAGCAAACGACAGACTTAAATTCAGAGAAGAAAACAAGGGTTTACAGAGAAAGACGTACTGGTCGAGTGAAAATGTGGAGGAGGAAAGGTGCTGAACATGAGGCGTTGTATCGGCGGAGCAGCAAGGAAAGGAGGAGCGCTTGGTTCCAACAAGGAGCGAGCTCGGATTCGAACTCCTCCATGTTGAATTGGAGGTGGAGCACCCGAAGTTCAAAAGACTGTTCAACGGTTGCAATCTTGTGAGATTGACGGTAGCTCGCAAAGCGGCGCGGCGCGTCCTGTCCCGGAAGCGAACGCCGGAGGGCTTGGCGGTGACTTCTTCAAAGTAGACATCTCCGAGAAGAACGGCATTGGAAGTGGAAGCTGCCATAGAATGCTGAGAAATGAGGAGTGAGAAATGAGAAATGAGAAATGAGAAACGTGAAGCTGAGATGGGAGAAGAAGAAGCCACGAAGATAGAGGAGAAGGTCTCGGTTCCTCTGGAGCCTCAAAATCTTGAGGTGGGAGATTGAAAGAGACAAAACTCCGATTTCTTCTCCAAGTTTGGCCTCTTTATCtctggtttttatttttcaattcaaatttgaatattttattttcatttatttgttaCATTAAAATTCTAAGTCCCGCTAAAACAACGAACACAGCTGGATAACacaccaaataaaaattaacacagTGCGATAGAATTAAGGTTTATCATTtcaaattctataaattttgaaaacatttttatatatttatgtgtcttttctttttttttaacttttctttgggtatcattatttaattaatatagaaatattattagaataacTATCCTTTTACTGATGTTACTAtgagtttttttattgattttgataagacttgtttttattcaaattgTTAGGATTAGTTTTGTTATATATACATTAGTCGATAGTGTAATGTGCgactattatataaataattactatttaaaaaaattgaaattaattttctttctacaATAAGAATTCTACATTTGAATATATGTTAAGAATTTTATATGAGAATagattattattgatatatttaagatctcttaaaaatatcaacataaatTATCTCTGAGTTAGTTTAAAGAATATCTCTTCAGATATTTTTAAACAACTCTTACGAAACATATTCTTCTATTATTTTGTACGGTACGTCCATAGGAGTAAtgtctataaattttaaagactTTACTATGGTTCTTCgaatgtaaattaaaatgaaaaatgaaaatataatcatGTCTAATACTTTGTTATTACgtgttatttatataaataaatatataaacattgttttatttttattttgccatttttcctttcaatatttttcttgttttcgttacaaattttagaaaaagtaaaattacaCTTTTAACCATTAttaataaaggtaaaaaattattttctaaaatcaaAAAAATCTACAGTACGAAACAAAAAAGGTATTGACAACTTCtcaaatactatatttattttttctattaactaATAGTTTATAGTATAAAATACGGAATGAAATAAGATGACATACTTTGTAAGAAAGTAACAAGTGATGAGATAGTTGGAGAAACCAATAAGAAGTGATACATTAGACAAATcgatatacatatattataccCATTATTGTTAGACATGTGTTATTCTCATAGAGgttataaatttttcttattttttaaaatactaaaaatttggagtatttttattttattttattctatttttaaactttaaaacaaggttatttctgttttatattatttattttattgatgtgtTAATCTATTTTTCACCGTTCTGAAAATCTAATGCAAAAAGAAgtaaattttgatttctttcttcaTTGCAGGATTCAACATTAGTAATTTTGACCGAAGCAATTCCTTCTATCTTGATTAAGGTTCTACTTtggaaaattttcttattttttttacaaatttagcaaaaacctaacaaaattcaaatttttttattcagaaccttttttaattcaatatttgaaTTTCAATAACTTGATCCATGCCTTCTTAGCTCATTCAAACTggtttttattcaaaatttcttttctcttttcaaagTTTTGAAATGACAAGAGTAAAGtgtagttttaatttctttatgcattttatcatatttagtTAATTAAGTCTATTCATATACAAAAAATCGACTTTGGTCAAgctcaattttcttttagttgaaCTATTAGAATTCTTGTTTTTTAATCAAGATTATTCCCTCAAAGTTAAATTGATTAGACAACTTTAAACTTCCTTCTATTTCAAACTAGCTAACATAACTATTTAATTTCACCCTaaataaaactatgaaaaaaagttcttcaaaacaCGGGAAAATAAGacacatttaattaaattaaaagataattttaccttttaacaTCATTGGAATGACTtacattttgaattcttttttactaaataaaagaaaaatgatattgcATTTGACGTTTTTCCTAGTGAAAATATAACctagtttcttttattcttcaatattttgtggcgacataaaacaaaataagtttcttttattcttcaaaaCATAAAgcatttcaatattatatatgagATGGTGGGAACGGAACAACTATACTGTCTACTAGTAATGATTCCCTTGTTGACTTATTGTAAGTTTATCtagtttagaaattaaaaatcccctcattaaataaaaatataaaaattagagatatataaaaagatatgatttataaatattaagctTTAATGctttagataaaaaataagttaaattttttacatcaataattcatatttaaaaaataattaatctttctCATCATTTGCTTACTTAAAAATTAGTTGGTactcacaaatatttattatccgCGGGTAGCGGTTATTTTAATACCTGCTTATAAACGGATCGGATGCGAGAATTATACTATCTATATTCACGGATATCTGTTacccataaaaaataaaaatatagtttatattttcttaagtttaatttaattaaaattaacattaatttatattttataaggttaaatttaactaaaattaaattttaatttatgtataatttaatttttattatattttatatattttttgtaattttatttaaattttattttaataatttataaaaatatattttttaaaatatttactggTATctgcgggttttaaaatattcgtggatattttttaagcgagTATCTGGCAAGTAGCGGGTCGAGTAGcaggtgaatttttttttgtcggaTCGGGTTGCAGATAGACACTATCCATGTCCGACCCGATCCGTTGCCATCCCTACCAATGACTACATATATAAAGGGCTGGAGGTATATGTTTATTagcacaagttttttttttcatcaaattaaaatttcgaAATCACTTTAGATGTTTGAAAATTGTTAAAttcctattttaattttaaaaattgcataaaattaataaaagtgtaTCATATCGTTTGCTACATCCATGTGTACCGTATGACCCGTTTTGGGACCAAACACCACTCAGGTCGTCCATCTAGGTTGTCTTTCTAGGTCGTCTATCTAGGTCATCCTTCCAGACTGTTTATTCAGGTCGTCCACCCAAACCGTCCTTCTAGACTGACCACTCAAGTCGTCTTTCCAGGTTGTCCTTCCAGGTCGTCCATCCAGGCCATCCACCCAGGTCATCCACCCAGGCCTAGGCCATGCCCAATATGAATTAACAGTATGGTCAGATTGCCAGTGTTAATGACTCAATAAGCCCCTAATTCAAATTAAGGTGTGAGTGGACTGTCATTAAGATAGCAAAAGGTAAAGACtcatcaataatattataaagaaagGTTATAAAGGTTCCAGGTATGAATTTAGGATCATTATGCACATTATCACCACCATTTGTTTTGTTAACCAACtgattatattattaacttaaGCGTCGGAGTGACTTTGACAGTTATCCACCCACACGACTTTGACAAGAAGGAGGGAGAGCGAACAATGTAGCTTGGAAGATGGATAACCACTAGGGAGCTCATCTGATCTTTAGGACAACTTGGAGTGCTTTAAGTAAGAGACTTCAATTCTATACCCGAAACAAAAAGCAACATTCTTATGTTATTATCAtcatcagaaaataaaaaaaattaattaaagtttaagtCAATAAAACACACTGGTTTTcttgcactttttttttcaaaagtaattattttttgttttggcaCATTAAATGCGAGCCCCGACATTTCATTCTTTCACACTaagttacaataaaaaatagacTCTATTAGACATCATCCGTTAAGGCTCTTCAGCTCAAGTGTGACACTAATAAGTGATTCGAGATTAtcatttattgtaattttaataagtttaacatgatctagaaaataaataacatcCACATTATGGGTAAAGTGGTCCAACTTTATACTATTTTACAATgttctaatattaaaaaataaatttaagtggctaatataatattagtttataaataataatcatgataattttgtaaatattagagcacttttttatatttagaaattaatatatactttttatatagattgaaaaaataataaatgtaaaatttttatattaaaatatcaacttatatttctttcatattttttcttgtaattttgtgccatgaattctttttataattttttttttacttttttaagttatcacttcttttgtttacttttttttagttatcACATGTTTATCTTATATTCACTAGTGTAAACTAGATATATTATATCACTTTTTGAGTGTACGTTAGATCGATTTTGACATTAATCTAATATAAATTGGTGTGATGTTTAAGACATATTAGAATAGTTGTAAAATCGATCtaacatatacatatatttgattAGTTTTTATCAACCAATTTAATACCTTTACctgaaaagacaaaaaataaacatttatcaaaGGCAGATTATATCGATTAAGGCTATAATCGATCTAATATGTGCAtgaacttttagaaaaatggcACATATTAGATCAGTTATGACCTTAACTGATCTAGTATGTGATATATTAGGTTAGTCAAAACCGTAACcgatataatatttgttttttttaagttaagttTACAATTGCAAGAACTCAAATTTGTTGCATTCAAAACAACAATATACAGTCGTAGTCAGACAAAATTTCAACAATGTATTTCACCAAGATTTGTCCTAAATCATAAAGACATTactaatactaaataaaaaataaaatgaaatatacatatGAACTAATTGTTATACGGTAAGAATTATTTAACCTATTCAATCCTTTCAATCTTTTCAAATCTCAATGGTTCAACATTGTCAAAAGGTTGACGTAAGGAATGTAAATTAGTTATTTCATAACAACATATATCAAAGTCAAAGAttaattcttcttttatgttttacCTCATCCCAAGAATAGTAAGAGTAGTAGGAGCTATGGTCCACATCCATACATAACATGATATCCACCCTCAAAGCTTCGTTATTGCCTCTTACactaatatatgaaatttatgtaattaatatatgaaaaaaaaagttactataaaataggtttaatgtAAATACCTTAGGAGAAATCAATTGTAATTTTGAAGATCAAGCGAATTTACCTCCCAACATACTGTAGATATTCATAACACTAAAAAAAGAAGTCATTAGTCATTTACAACATATTTGgttatataaataacattatttttgtaattagtaCATACCTCCTTAGTATACTTTTCAAGTCTGAGGAGATGTTCTTGTACAATGAACATAACCAAACGACAATATTGTCCATTGGACAAATAATCCTCAATTGCCAATGAGACTTGTTAATCATGAATATTAATtagtgatttaaaattaattatttaataactaaaGTGAGAAATTTTAACTTATGCATTAATATAAGGGGCCATATAAATCCTTTTTTTAGGTCTCCATCCATGTTTAAATGTAAGTTTGacattctcttattttattttccagaCTTTTGTATGTTTTAAGGTTCAAGAAAACAATGGACATGAGCATTCCCCTTGTTGGTTATTGGATCGTTCATTTACATACCTGCATTAAAACCATAAAGTTTAGTGACAATGATTGTTCCATAAAATGTTTATTGACAATATAACATAGTGTACTGACAACATTCATTTTTAATGT
This genomic stretch from Vigna radiata var. radiata cultivar VC1973A chromosome 7, Vradiata_ver6, whole genome shotgun sequence harbors:
- the LOC106768837 gene encoding probable protein phosphatase 2C 55 isoform X3, whose product is MAASTSNAVLLGDVYFEEVTAKPSGVRFRDRTRRAALRATVNLTRLQPLNSLLNFGCSTSNSTWRSSNPSSLLVGTKRSSFPCCSADTTPHVQHLSSSTFSLDQTNFGPEKLKLFSGSCYLPHPDKEDYGGEDAHFICVDEQTIGVADGVGGWADVGVNAGLFAQELMSHSVRAVEEEPKGSVDPASVLEKAHSFTKAKGSSTACIIALTDTGLHAINLGDSGFIVIRDGCTIFRSPVQQHDFNFTYQLESGNGCDLPSSGEVFKISVVPGDVVVAGTDGLFDNLYNDEVAEVVLKAVRAGLEPQVTAQKIAALARQRALDRNRQTPFATAAQEAGFHYYGGKLDDITVIVSYITGSTY
- the LOC106768837 gene encoding probable protein phosphatase 2C 55 isoform X1, with the protein product MAASTSNAVLLGDVYFEEVTAKPSGVRFRDRTRRAALRATVNLTRLQPLNSLLNFGCSTSNSTWRSSNPSSLLVGTKRSSFPCCSADTTPHVQHLSSSTFSLDQTNFGPEKLKLFSGSCYLPHPDKEDYGGEDAHFICVDEQTIGVADGVGGWADVGVNAGLFAQELMSHSVRAVEEEPKGSVDPASVLEKAHSFTKAKGSSTACIIALTDTGLHAINLGDSGFIVIRDGCTIFRSPVQQHDFNFTYQLESGNGCDLPSSGEVFKISVVPGDVVVAGTDGLFDNLYNDEVAEVVLKAVRAGLEPQVTAQKIAALARQRALDRNRQTPFATAAQEAGFHYYGGKLDDITVIVSYITGSTYVSFSPS
- the LOC106768837 gene encoding probable protein phosphatase 2C 55 isoform X2, translated to MAASTSNAVLLGDVYFEEVTAKPSGVRFRDRTRRAALRATVNLTRLQPLNSLLNFGCSTSNSTWRSSNPSSLLVGTKRSSFPCCSADTTPHVQHLSSSTFSLDQTNFGPEKLKLFSGSCYLPHPDKEDYGGEDAHFICVDEQTIGVADGVGGWADVGVNAGLFAQELMSHSVRAVEEEPKGSVDPASVLEKAHSFTKAKGSSTACIIALTDTGLHAINLGDSGFIVIRDGCTIFRSPVQQHDFNFTYQLESGNGCDLPSSGEVFKISVVPGDVVVAGTDGLFDNLYNDEVAEVVLKAVRAGLEPQVTAQKIAALARQRALDRNRQTPFATAAQEAGFHYYGGKLDDITVIVSYITGSTYVGWGFA